One genomic window of Stigmatella ashevillena includes the following:
- a CDS encoding SCP2 sterol-binding domain-containing protein, whose translation MPRFPSKEWCEEAVRLTNADPEATQAGLGWTGDFGAVVDAEPGKLDRTFVAHLVPKDGRIVKLRVLDDPDDLDEFEPSYVARAPYSVWKQLLQGTLDPVEAVLRRRIAVKGDLQPLIERMRFKGIADRVFAQLETEFADER comes from the coding sequence ATGCCAAGATTCCCGTCGAAGGAATGGTGTGAGGAAGCGGTGCGCCTCACCAATGCGGACCCCGAAGCCACACAGGCAGGGCTGGGCTGGACGGGAGACTTTGGGGCCGTGGTGGACGCCGAGCCAGGCAAGCTGGACCGGACATTCGTGGCGCACCTCGTTCCCAAGGACGGCCGCATCGTGAAGCTACGGGTCCTGGACGATCCGGACGACCTGGACGAATTCGAACCCTCCTACGTGGCACGGGCCCCCTACTCGGTGTGGAAGCAGCTCCTGCAGGGCACCCTGGATCCGGTGGAGGCGGTGCTCCGGCGCCGCATCGCCGTGAAGGGAGATCTGCAGCCGCTCATCGAGCGGATGCGGTTCAAGGGCATCGCGGACCGTGTGTTCGCTCAGCT